One window from the genome of Anolis sagrei isolate rAnoSag1 chromosome 4, rAnoSag1.mat, whole genome shotgun sequence encodes:
- the RPL7 gene encoding large ribosomal subunit protein uL30, protein MLTAHARALPFPAAKMAGEEAKKKLPSVPESLLKKRKAFAELKAKRLKRMLAQKKLRKEERKLIYKRAQAYHKEYRQMYRREIRMSRMARKAGNYYVPAEPKLAFVIRIRGINGVSPKVRKVLQLLRLRQIFNGTFVKLNKASINMLRIVEPYIAWGYPNLKSVHELIYKRGYGKINKQRIPLSDNTLIKKSLKKCGIICMEDLIHEIYTVGKNFKAANNFLWPFKLSSPRGGMKKKTIHFVEGGDAGNREDQINRLIRRMN, encoded by the exons ATGTTGACTGCGCATGCGCGAGCTCTTCCTTTTCCAGCTGCGAAGATGGCGGGCGAGGA GGCAAAGAAGAAGCTCCCCTCAGTTCCTGAAAGCCTTTTGAAGAAAAGGAAGGCTTTTGCTGAGCTAAAAGCCAAACGTCTGAAGAGGATGTTGGCTCAAAAGAAG TTGCGAAAGGAGGAACGAAAACTCATCTATAAAAGAGCCCAGGCCTACCACAAAGAGTACAGACAGATGTACAGACGAGAGATTCGCATGTCCCGAATGGCCCGCAAAGCTGGCAATTACTATGTACCTGCTGAACCCAAGCTGGCATTTGTGATCAGGATCAGAGG AATTAATGGCGTTAGTCCCAAGGTTCGCAAGGTATTGCAGCTCCTTCGTTTGCGTCAGATTTTCAATGGCACATTTGTGAAACTCAACAAGGCATCCATTAATATGCTGAGAATTGTTGAACCTTACATTGCATGGGG TTATCCTAACTTGAAATCTGTGCATGAACTGATTTACAAGCGTGGCTATGGGAAGATCAACAAGCAGCGCATCCCTTTGAGTGATAATACTCTGATCAAGAAATCCCTGA AAAAGTGTGGCATCATTTGCATGGAAGATCTGATCCATGAAATCTATACCGTTGGCAAAAACTTCAAAGCAGCAAACAACTTTCTGTGGCCATTCAAGCTGTCATCTCCACGAGGTGGAATGAAGAAGAAAACCATTCATTTTGTAGAAGGTGGAGATGCAGGAAACAGGGAAGACCAGATCAACAGGCTCATAAGAAGGATGAATTAA